TAGCTTGCGTTTCTTCAGCAATCCATTCATCATAAACTTTTTTAACTCTTTCAGCAGCAGGTCCAGTTCCTTCAATAATTCCATCTTTAGTAACTCTTATGCGATCCATTACAACTATAACTTCTGCTTCTTTAATATATTTAACCATATTTGGGAATAATCTATTTAGTCTTTCTGCTAATTTAGATAAATCTGGTCCTAATTCTAATATTTCAATAAATTTAATCGCATTCCCACTAATGAAAAGCTTAGGTATTATATTGCCATTCATTTTTACTTCAGTCAACCATAAGCTATAATCACTAATATTAGCAGCTATTATTTTTCCTTCAAAACATTCATTATTAATAGTCGTAATTTTTACATATTTATCTATTAGTGATGTAAACTCGTCTGTAAATCTTTTAGATATTAAAATAGACAATATGTTCCCCTCTTAAACCTTTCTTATAAATAAGAAAGGTTATATAAATGGTTAAATAAAAAATGATAGCTATCTGATTTTTTATATTTATTTTTATTTATCTCTCCCGCTTTAAGGAATAAAAAAACATTAAAAAGAAAAACCTATTCTTTGAAAAGTATGATATCGTCCGTCTTACTTAAATTTAAGAATGTAACAATCGCATTTGATGAATTTAAAAAGAAGCTATTTATCATATGAAGTACCTATTTTAGAAGAAAACTTAAATGATGTTTTAAATTATCCGCTAGCTTTTAATCAAACAGTAAGTGAATTAGGATCGTATATTTCGTTTAAAAATTCAACAATGGACCATAAGCTTAGAAAAATTCAAAATGTTTACATAATGTCTTCAAATAAATTTTTAAGAGCTAAACATATATTATTAGATGCTTGCCATATTCTAAATTTACCAAAATTTTCAATAAGTTATGGCATAGGAGTTTGTAAAAAAATTCTTCAAAAAATAGATGTTTCAATTTCAGCATTACCAAATATCGTAGGTGTAGCATTATATATTTCATCGCAAGAAAATATTTATTCAAGACCTTTAACATTTAAAGAAATTTCAATTGCTTTAAGAAAACTTGGTCATAAAGCATCTTTTAAAAGTTTATCAAAAACATATAGAAGAATACAATGTTTTATTAAAATAAAAAATAAAATAAGAAAAAGTGAAGATTATGTCCAACCTTTAATAGACAAAATAGTTAGAAATGAAAAAATGAGGGAAAAAATAGAAAGTAAATGGGATTTACTATATTACATACAAAAACTTAAAGAAACCTCCAATAAGATTTTGGAGGTATTTGATAGTAAAGCAAGAGGAGGAAGAAGCCCATATGTATTTGCCGTATCTTCTTTATACATTGCTGAACATTATATGTCAAAGAAAGAGGGGAAAAAGCCATGTTTTACTCAAAAAATATTAGCAGAAATAGCTGGAGTAGCAGAATATAGTATTAGAGAAAATTCAGGCTATATTAAAAAAGTATTAACAAATTTCAATATTACTTTCATTTAAAAGAACTAACCATGTATGCTCTCCTGCTATCAATGGATAAAAACGTCTACCATTTAATAATATGCTAGCTGCTTCACATTTATCATAAACATTTATGTTCAGAGTGAGCCTTATTTCATAAAAATCATTAATATACTTTATTTCATATTCAGTAAATAAATCGATTTTTATTTGTCTTGATTCGTACGCATTTCTTAATTTTTCCTTTGCATTATAAATAATAATTCCATATTTCTCAATTATTTCATTAGGATCTGTAATATTATATTTAGTTAGCAATATTATTTGTTGATTTATTGATTTTATAGTTTCTAAAACAATTCTATTTAATAAGAAAATTCTGCATGGACAAAGAATTGTTAAATTTAAGTTTCTATTTAAAAAAATATTCCTTTTATGTAAGGAAATACTTGCTTTTAAAAAAATATTTAATGTTCCTTCAATGTCGTTTATTTCATTTAATTTTTTTGAATTAAGTAAAATTGGATTATATAAAAAATTTGATGAATATTCAGAAATTGATAAATCTGAAAAATAGATACTTAGTTCTACTCCTTTACTTTTATAATAATTTTTCACAATTTCTTTAAAATAATCCAATCTTGAAAGGAGAAAAGAAATTAAATCTTGAATATTCAATTTATTAGAATTTATTATTCTAAGTTTAGAATTATCAATTAGAAATGAATAAAGCTCAAATACAATGTTATTTTCTACTTTATTCAAATAAATAGCATCAATATTTTCATGAATTGTTTCTAAAAGAATTTTTTCATTATTATTTCTTAAGTTTAATGGAAGAATAAGTAAAGTTATTATATAAGCTATAGCTGCAGTCCATAAAAAGGATTTTTTATATTTCATTAGCAAGCAACCTTTACTATTAATAAATATTTTTCAAAATTTGTAAGTAGAATAATTTCTTGTTCTATAGCAAAGTTTTTCTTTATTAAACCTACTTTAGATATTATTTCGCCATTAAAATTTTTTACAAAAATTTCACATTCATATTCTTTTGGACAAATGTTTGCAATTTTATTTAAAATTTTCTCTAAAGATTCATTACAAGCTAATTTTTCTTTCAATTCTTCTATATAGCCCAAACTATAAGAAATTGCTAAAATTCTATTTGCTATTTCATAAGCATGATTCGATTTAATAAGTAAAATTAATTCTGAAGAATCATAATATAATGGATAAATAAAAGATAAGAAAATTAATGTTATAAAGAAAGCAGCTAAAGCGTCTAGAATAGATATCATTCTTTCTCACTTATAATTAATACTGGAAAAGAGAAAGTTATTCCATTTATTTCAATTTTATAAAAAGTTAATGAGAAAAATTGTTTACAACAACTTGAAAAATTTTTATCAATAGACCAATAATTTATTGTTTCAATAGAATTTAAGAATATTTTAAAATCATTTATATTTCTATAAGTTTTTATAAATTCTTCTTGTTCTTTAAGAGAATTTATGAAAAAATTATTAGTGATAAATAATAATTGAAGAGTGAATAATAAAAATATTAAGGAAATAGAAGCTATTATTAAATTTGCTTTTTTCATTTTTAATCACATTTTAAAAATTTTTATTCCATTAGTTTGAGGATCATAGGAAAAAATGTATTCCATTCCTGGAAGTAATTCATTATTCGATAATATTATTTTTGAAGAATACTGAATAAAAAGTTCATTTTCTATAAAAAAATTAATTTTAGAATTAGAAATAACTATTCTAAAATCTTTACTTGAAATATCTTTTGGTAGAAATATTTTAACAGAAGATCTTGTTAAAAAAGCGCAATTTATTTTATTTACTAAAACTTCCATTAATTGTTCAACACTATTCTTTAAAATAAATGGAGAATAAAGATTTTGAATATTAAATGATAATGAAATAATTATGCTACTAATAGTTATCCATATAGCTATTTCTAAAAAAGACTCAATTGTTTCTGATGGCATTCTTATCACTAATATTTTCAAATAAAATTTTTATCTCATTGCCTTCCATTTTTATTCTTAAAAGGTAAAATCCTGCATTCAATCTATAGCTCATATTTAAATAAACCTTAAGTTCTTCTTCTATAATTACTGGATTTTTATCATTAAGATTCCTTACTATAATTTTATTTCCAATAGTTGATATACTAACATTTTCTATAATCGAAAAAACGCAAGAATATTCTTTATTTGGATAAATAGATACTATCTCAATACCATAAATAATTTTATTAATTAGAAAGCATAAAGAATTATAAGTTGTTTGTTTATTAACAATTTCTATACTATTAATAAATACTTGAGAAAAAATCATAGATATAAATAATGAAATAAATATCGCTATTTGCTTTTCTACAATTTGTACCAAATAAGACCACTCCAAATATCATTATAAAAAAGAGATATAATTGTGCTAATTAGTAAGAATGGTATAAATGGCACTTCCTTTATAAGGATTTTATTAGAAAAAAATATAATGAATAAGAGAGAGAAGAAACCTATAAAAATCCATGAAAAAAATACAAAAAGAGATAGTTTAATATTGGTTAATGCAAGAATATAAAGTAAAGAAAAGAAAGTTGCATAGATTATAATATTTATTGGAAAAAAAATCAATTTATCAATTTTTGATAATGGATAAACAAATGAAAGAGCTAAAGTATATATAACATCACCCGAACCTATAGCATTTAATTTATACATAAAGTATGAAAGCATATATGTTAATGCTATATTATGAAATATTTTTAGTCCATTAGAAAATAATATTTTAATTATTATTGAACATATTCCTAAAAATAAAAGTAATAATAATTTATAATTACTTATAGCTTTATACTTAATATCTAAAATAGCTAAATGAAATGAATAAAAAATGAAAGATAAAAAAAGCGAAAGTTCGATAGTCTCGGGAAATGACATTTTTTCTCAATTATTAAATGAAAGTGGTGCTTTTAAAAACCACTAAATTTATAAAATAAGAAGGGGGAAGGATAAAAATAAAACCATTAAGTTTATTTATTAATATTCAGCTTTTGTTAGAATCATTAATAGAAGAAGTAAAAGCAATACATAAAGAAGTATTGGAAGTGAAAACTCGATTAGATGATTTTAGTGAAGTAATAAATTTTTACGAAGAAAATATTGCAAAGGAGGATAGCAATGATAGGGAAAAAATATCTATTAATGGAAAAAAATGAGAATAAAACTTTTCATAATATAGAGAAAATAAGTACACCTACACCTATTTCAACTAATTCTTTTTCTATTTTTATTAAATGTAATCTTTGTAAAATAGTAAATAAAGATTTTTTTAAAAATGAAGAATGTTTAAAATGTATTCTAACAATATTAATGAATTATCCTGAAACACTCAATATAATATTTGAAAAGAATAATGAATACTATAAATTTAGTAAAAAAACATTTAAAAAAATAAAATACTTGCTTTATGATATAAAAAGTTTATATTCATTTAATCAAATAGATAAATCTATCTTAAACCTTTTAATAGATAATCCAATAGAATTTATAGAAAAAATAACACAAAAATATAAAAATAAAAAAAATGATAATTTTTTAATAAAAAATACAAAAATACTTTCTAAAGTATTACTCAATCCTGGATTAACTCTTTTATCAAGAGAAGATCTTTTTAAGGAAATTTTTAATCATTCACATTTTATAAAAGCAATTGAAATGGAAAGGAGAAATATAATAAAAGAATATAAATTTGATATATATTATTGTAGAATATATTCTACAAATAAAGAAGAAAAATTTTATGAAGCATTTCCTGCATATAACATAGATAATGAAAAAATTGTGAATTTATTAACTGAGAATTTAAAATCAGAAATAAATGAGGAGGAATTATTTAAAAAATTTGGAGATTTCTTAAGTATACGTTTAAAAAGAGCATATAATTTTCTTAAAAAATATTTAGAAGGAAATAATAATATTGAAAAATTAAAAATAGAAACTATAGCAAAAATAGCATTATATAAATCCATTAAATTGCAAAATATAATGCCTCTTATAATGGATGAAGAAGTTGAGGAGTTTTTTCTAGACAATATTAACTCGCCAATTTATTTAGACCATAGAGAATATGGTAGATGTGTAACAAATTTATATTTAGAGAAAGATGAGATTGAAGCTTTTAAAACAAGATGTAAACTAGATTCTGGATATAGATTAGATGAAGAAAATCCTTCATTAAAAACAGAGATTATCACGAAGGATTTTCATGTAAGGGTATCAATAGATATCCCCCCTTTATCATTTGGAAATACACATTTATGTGTAAGGAAACTTAGGAAGAAAGCTTTTGTGCTACCAGAATTAATATATAATGAGACAATCACTTGTGAGGCAGCAACGTATTTACTCTTATGCTTATTATCAAGGAAAAATATAGGAATTGTAGGAGAGTCTGGTGCAGGAAAAACAACATTAGCCAATGCTTTATTATCGCTTATACCAAGTAATTGGAGATGCATTTATTTAGAAGATGTTATTGAGAGTATAAACCTACAACCATATAATGTTCATCAAGTAAGGCTTCGTGTATCACCCATTGAAGCAAAAGGACAATATTGGGTTTCTAAAAATAAAACTAAAGAAATTATAAAACTTTTACATCGTTCTCCAACGTATGTTTTTTTAGGCGAGGTACAAACAAAAAGTCATACAAAAGCTCTCTTTCATGCTATTGCTGCTGGAATTAAAACTATGTTTACAGTGCATGCAAGTTCTATTCAACAACTCATAAGAAGATGGACCATCGCATATGGTATAAATCCTATTTCATTAATAGATTTAGATATATTGGTATTCATTAGTAGATTAAATGGATTAGGACCTAGAAAAGTTTTAGAAATAAATATGATAAATAAAAATATAAAGGATTTTACAAAAATTTATGAGGATGGATTAATAAAAATATTTGAATTTAAAAAAGATGATATTGCCCAAAAATTATTATATGAAGATGATGACTTAAATAAAGAATTTAATCAATTAAGAAGAGTACTTGATTTTTTAAGTAGAAATAAAATATTTGATTTAAATATTATTAGAAAAATAGTTGAGGAAAATGTATTCAGTAATAAATATATTAATAAACTTATCTAAGAAAGTACCAAAAAAAATTTGTTTTATAAGAAAGAGAAATATTCCAAAAGAAGTACTTGAAAGTTCTTACTATATAGAAGTGGATGTAGAACGTCTTACAACTCTATTATTAATTTTATCAACTATTTTTTCAATAATTGTTTTTGTTATAGCATCAATATTTTTTAACAATATAATTTTTTCTATAATGATTTCTGTATCATTTTTTTACTTAAATTTTTTCATATTAACAAATATAATTTCTTCTAAAATATTAGAAGAAAAGTATGAAATTGAATCTTATGGAAGTCAAGTAATAGAAGATATGTATTTCGGTATTAAATATACTTCTTTTCAAGATGCTTTAAAAACGATAATAAAGATGGAATATCCAAAAATTTCAGAAAAAATAAAGAAAATATTATTTAAAATAATTAATGGAGAAGAAATTGAAAGAGCATTTAAAAAAGGAATAGAAAAAATACCATCAGAAACATTTAAAAAAGGAGTAATGGGAATTCTATATTCTAAAAATATTTCTAATGATGTAATAAATGATTTTATATCGCTTCCGAATATTGAAGTAAGGTCTGCTTATAAAGAAATTTCTTCGCAACTTGAAATAAGAATATCTATTTTCCTTGTGTATAGTTTATTTTCACCAATAATTTTAGCTATGAGTTTAATATTATTTAAGATTTCAATATTTTTCTTCTATATTTATATTCCATTTCATACATTAATACTTACAATAATATATCGTTATGCTATTTATAATAAAGTAGTGAAAATTTTATGAAAAAGAAATTATTAAAAATTTTAATTTCAGCAATCATTTCTTTTATTTTAATTTATAATTTAAGAGCCATAGAATTATATTTACCTTATTTTTCAACAATATACCTTTTAATTAATGAAGCAAAGTATATTTTCAAAAAAAGAGAAGAAAAATTTAATGAGGAAGATATTGTTTTATTAAGCAATTATGCTTCAGAATTAACTAGAGGAATATCAGAAGAAGAAGCATTAAAAAATGCATTATCTAATCTAAATAAGAAAAAAGAAAAGCATAATAGAATACTTTTTAAAATTGTTAATGGAGAAAGTATAAACAATATCTTCAAAAAGCATTATGAAGAAAAATTATTTAACATTATCCCTTATGAATTAATGAAAAAGAATTCTACTAAAGCAGGAAAAATTTTACAGCAAAGAATACATAGATTTAATGAATTAATGAATTTAATGAAAGAGAGAGAGGAAATGTTTCGTATAATGGAATTTAGGACTAATATAATGATATTCACTTTTTCTTTTTCACTTGCAATTTTAACTTTAATTGCTCCTACTTTAACTATATTATACAGTAAACCTAGTTATCAATTTAATATTAATGAATTAATTTTAATAAATTCTTTAATGATAATAACATGCTCTTATTTATGTTCTAAAGCTACTTTTTCCAAAAAAACTTTTAGAACAATCGTAATAGCTCTAATAATTTTTTTAATAACTTTTATGACATTTTCGCAATTATTGGTGCTTAAATAGTATATAAAATTTTTATTTTGAGAAGAAATGATCACATTAGTGAATATTCTTTTTAAGAAAATAAAAGATTTTCTTTATAAAAAACATATTTGTGCACAATTAGTAGAAGAAGGGCTCCTGCTTAGTATATCACTTTTTGTTTTAGCAATGCTATTAGGAACTGTCCAGAATTTAAATAAATCTTTTACAAATTTTTTAAATACAGTTTGGGAATCGCTTGAAGATCTCGCTACACAACTCTTTGGTTGGTTATGGGGAAAATAATTGGAAAATGATAAACAAAGGAATTTGATTATCTTTTTTTTATTTTTAATTTTATTAATAAATTTTTTTTGGATAAATAAAGAAATAAAAAATATTATTGAATATATTTTTTATTTAGATCAATTTATTTATATAGCACTTGTAATAAGTATAGTAGCTTCAATCATTTTTTTAAAATCAATATTTGTAAAAAGATGGAAAGAGAGCATTGGAAAAATATTTTCAGATAATGAATATATAATCATAGAAAATGATGGAAATATTATAGCTATAAAAGGTTTAGAAATACAAGAATTAAAAGAGCATGATCAAAAAAATAATATACAAGACAAATTTCAAACTTTCATTTCAACATTAGTTAAAAATAAAGTTCCTTGCATTTATACACTTTCAATAATGCCATTGGGAGGAATAAAGAATTTTTCAATTAATGAAGAAATAGGTTCAAGAATATGGCTTATAACATTTGGAAAAAGTAATGAAAGGAACAAATCTATTGAAGAAATGGAAAAAAATTTTATAATAATGGAGTCGGCTCTCCAAACAGCATTTCCAAAAATTTATACAAAAAATATTGAGGCAGAAGATTTAAGAAATTTCTTTGAATTTTTTTTAAAAAAAAATTAAAAATAAAGAAAGAAGCATTTTATAATTTTCTTTCTTTTTCATCACCTTATACTTTTACTAGAACCTTCCCAAGTATAAATGATTCTCAAAGAGATATTGAGCAAGAAAAATTTCAAGAACAAATATACTTAGGCTGGTCAATTGAAAGTGGTTTTGAAAAAAGTAAAGAATATTTAAATATTAATAATATAAATAGGCATGTTATTATTTTTGGCTCAACAGGAACAGGAAAGACGACAACCACTTCATCCATTGCTCTTAGATTGTGGGAAAAAGGATTTCCAATTTTAATCTTAGATTGGCATAATGAATATGGAAAAATTGCTGAAAAAATTAATGGAAAAATTTTTCCATTAGGAAAAGATAATTCGTATTCGATTAATCCTTTTAAGCCATTATTTTTAGAAGATGATATATATACTCATATAGATATGCTATGTGATATTTTCTCTGAGACTTTTAATTTTTCAGCGCCACAATCATATATGTTTCTTAAAGCTTTAGTAGAAGAATATAAAGCAAGAGGCTTCTTAAATAAAGAAGTAGAGAAGCTTGAAGCTCCAAATTTATTAGCTATTTTAGAAAGAATTCAAAAAATAGCACCATATTCAAGGTTTGATTATGAAATTAAAATGGCTTTAGAAAGAAGATTACAACCATTAACTTTAGGACAATTAGGAGAAATTTTTTGTGGAGAAAACATTATAAAAATTGATGATATAATGCAAGGATTTACAGTTATCGAATTAGGTCATATTAAAAGCTATTTATCAAAAAGAATTCTACTATACTTAATTTTAAAATTAATTTATGATTATTGCATTCATCGAAAGAAAATGAATAAACTTATTCATGTAACAATTATTGAAGAGGCACAAAATATAGTTCCTATGAGAAAAGATTCTGAAATGCCGTCGATAGGAGAAAGATTAATTTTTGATGTTAGAAAATTTGGTGAGGGAATAATACTAATAGCTCAACTTCCATCACAAATATCAGACAATATTACCAAAAATGTATCAATGAGAATAATACATGCAATAAAAGGGAAAAATGATATAGCATATTCTCTTAGAAAAAATGGAATATATGAAGGAGAAAAAATTCTTCAAAGTTTAAGAGAAGGAGAAGCAATAATAGATAGCATAGGAAAAAGAAGTGTTAAAATTGTATACATAGAGCCTCATGAAATGCTTGGAATTAAATAAATATTTTATTTTTCATTTTCCTTTTTCTATATATTCAAGGATAGAATTAAGTTTACCCATTTTTTCAAGAAAAGCAATCCAATCAATTGTATATTGCTTATTACTCTTTAAAAGGATTAAAGATATCTCTTTTAAAATATCATTAATTTTCTTATTACTTACATCTAATTGAAATACCATTTTTTTACCATAATATTTTATAGCTTCATAATAAATTAAATCTATTAATTCTGAAATAATATTATCCCTAATTTTTCTATAAGGATAATTTCTTTTCTTTAATCTTTTAATAAGGATTAATGGATTGCATCTTAAAACAATAACTTTACAGAGTTTTTCTTTAGGAATATATAGAGGAAAATGAGAAGAAATGACTATTTTCTTTTCTTCCATTACATATATTTTATTCAATTCCTTTCTTAATTTTCTTAAGTTAACTATATATGATTTATATTTTCTATCATAATAAGAAAAAAGTTTTTTCTTTTTAACTAAGGTAGGAATGTCTATAAATAATCCTTTAAGATTTTTAGCTAACCTTTCTCCAATTAAAGTTTTCCCACTTCCAGGAGTTCCAGTTAATAATATTATATTACGCATAACTTACTTTATAAAAATTACTTTCTCCTAAAATACTTTTAAAGATGAAATATATTAAAATTCCTGAGGGAAATAATAAGAAATTATATTTATGCTCCGGCCGGGATTTGAACCCGGGACCCTCGGCTATCTCCATTTTTAACGAGAGGCCGAGATACTTAACCGGACTATACTACCGGAGCATTAAAATAAATTTTTATAAAAGTGGAATTTATTATTTTAAGAATTTGATTCTTCTATTTGAATTTGTTCTAATCCAATAGACTTTAATAAAGGGTCTATACTTGGGACTTTTTTACGGTTTGATAGTTTAGCAGAAAATTGAGCAATCTTAGGTAAATATTTAATAAAAATATTAAGCCTTTTCTTCTTTTCTTCTTTTTTCTCTATTTTTGAAAGATGGTTTTTTAAAGATCTAGCAGCTTCACGTATTGCAATAGTAATTTCACGTTCAATTTCAGGCCTATCTGCTATAGCTTCTTTTCCAACAGTTTTATAAGGAATTCTTGTTGAGCATAAATGAATAAATATTGCTAATGCTGCTTCTTTCGGAACTTTATAATTATTCCAATTTATTTTTTCAAAAACTACTTTCCATGAAACATCAGCTCTTTCATCATATAATAATGGAATTTTATTAGCAAATCTATATAATTGATAAGTATCACTTATTGGAATTTTTCCACCATAAGCTAAAGCAACTTCTATTATAAATGGAAAACCACTATATGCTGATGGAGGTCTTTGTATTACTTCTATAAACTCTGGTTGGAATTCTTTCTCGATTCCTGCTTTTAAAAAATCTATTCCTATTGGAGATAAAGTAGAAGCATCTGGAGCTCTAAAATTCTTATATTTCTTAATTGCTTCCATAAGCTTTGTAACTTCTTCATGTTTAAGTTTTTTTGTATTAGCTGTTAATGGTAAGCCAGCTAATTCAAGTATTTCTTTAGCTGTTTTAGCTCCGACTTTCTGAAAATTTGTAGTTAAAAAATTGAAAAGATTTCTTGCTTTTGTTTCGGATAAAAGACGTATCATCGCTTCAGCATCTATTCCTAATGGATGTGGTAAAGCTTCCTTGGGTGGTTTTGGAACATTATTAATAACTCTTTCATAAAGATATAATCTTCCTTTAGGGTCAATAAAACTTATTGTTGCATGTGGATTTGCTATGGATGTTTCTCTTAAATATTCTATTATTTTCCTTTTAGAATTCTGATAATCAGCTTCAAGAATGAAATCTACTATTGTTCCTTTCCAATTATTATTGTTACGATGAACCTTATGATCTAATATTCTTGGCTTATTTTCAACTATATCTATCATTAATTTATATTCATGGATGTCCTTGCCTCTACTAGATATTACTATAGCAGGTTGATTGGTAGTTATTTGTCCATAAAGTAATGCCATTGTTCCTCCTAAGCCAAAAGTTCCTCTACTTTGTTTATTGCTATACTTAGATCCATAAAGTACTGTTGCAAAAGCACGTGGAATATGTTCAGCATCTACACCTATTCCATTATCTTCTACATAAAGACGATATATATCTGTCTCTCCTTTTTCTTCTATTGTTGTTAATTTTATTTTTATTAATGGAAGAACTTCACCTATTTCACAAGCATCTAAGCTATTTTCCACAAGTTCTCTTACTGACATGTATAGTGCTCTACTTGGGTTTGTAAATCCAGCAATATCTCTATTACGATAAAAGAAGTCAGCTGGAGATATCTGTTCAAACTTTACTTCACTCATAAAGTACCACTTAATTTAAAATCCTTATTTTTTATATTTAAGAAAAAATTATAAAAGCCTATATTTAAACTTCAAATAGAATAAATACTTAAATATAACATTTAATAACTTAATATTTTCCTAAATTTCCTTTTATGAGCATATTCATTTAAAAAGCGATATACAGTACTATGTTGAGCACCATTAATAAGTTTATTTATAGCTTCTTCTGCAATTTGTAAACCTTCTATATCCCCTATTATAGATACTGTATGGCCATAAATTGAAATAAATGTTTTGGTATATTCTTCTATTATTCTTCTTGTTTTTCCTCCAGCTCCAATTATTCTACCTTTAATTCTTTTTAAAGTATTCTTATTCTTACCTAAAATTGATTCTAAATCTATTATTCTTAGAAACATATTTTCATCAAAAAGTTTAAAAGCTCTTTCAGGTGAAAAACCTCTACCAATTGCTAAAACTATATCTCTAGCTCTAAAAAGTTTGCTTGGATCATTTTTAGAAGGAAGAGTAATAATTACTACTCCTTCTTTACTATCTATTGATAATGATACATTCAATTCTTTTTCTATTCTAGATTTAACATTACCATTTGTTCCTATTAATACCCCTACACGTTCTAATGGAATATTAATAACAAAGCTTTGCTTATTAAAATTCTCCATCTTTTTTCCCTAGAATCCAATTGAAAACTTCTTCTTCCTTAATAATCGTTACTCCTTTCTTATTAAAAAACTTTGTTATATTTTTTATATCTCTATGAAGAAGATCATTTGCATGAGGATGTGTAGATAATACTGCTTGTGAAAAATCCATAAAAATAGGATTTAATTTTTCATCAATAAATATATTATATTCGCTTAAATCTCCATGGATTAATCCTGCATTATTATACAATTTAAAAATGTTTTCTAAAACTTGTTTATAAATTTCATTATATTCATCTTTTGATAAAGATAATTCAACTAATTTAGGATAGGGTGTATCATCGATCCCCATGAAACTCATTCCAAGAACATTATTTTTAATAAATAATGGTTTAGGAACTTTTATCATAGCTTGATATGCTTTTTCCAAATTATTAAATTCTCTTCTAGCCCATAAATATATAAACTCTCGAAAATCTTTTGGTATTTTTTTAAATCTAGGATCTGAAGAAACATAAAATATTCTATTTCTTTTAAATTCAGCACTTAAAACTAAATATATTTTTACAG
The DNA window shown above is from Nitrososphaerota archaeon and carries:
- a CDS encoding Lsm family RNA-binding protein, which codes for MSILISKRFTDEFTSLIDKYVKITTINNECFEGKIIAANISDYSLWLTEVKMNGNIIPKLFISGNAIKFIEILELGPDLSKLAERLNRLFPNMVKYIKEAEVIVVMDRIRVTKDGIIEGTGPAAERVKKVYDEWIAEETQAIQPKES
- a CDS encoding prepilin peptidase produces the protein MSFPETIELSLFLSFIFYSFHLAILDIKYKAISNYKLLLLLFLGICSIIIKILFSNGLKIFHNIALTYMLSYFMYKLNAIGSGDVIYTLALSFVYPLSKIDKLIFFPINIIIYATFFSLLYILALTNIKLSLFVFFSWIFIGFFSLLFIIFFSNKILIKEVPFIPFLLISTIISLFYNDIWSGLIWYKL
- a CDS encoding ATPase, T2SS/T4P/T4SS family — encoded protein: MIGKKYLLMEKNENKTFHNIEKISTPTPISTNSFSIFIKCNLCKIVNKDFFKNEECLKCILTILMNYPETLNIIFEKNNEYYKFSKKTFKKIKYLLYDIKSLYSFNQIDKSILNLLIDNPIEFIEKITQKYKNKKNDNFLIKNTKILSKVLLNPGLTLLSREDLFKEIFNHSHFIKAIEMERRNIIKEYKFDIYYCRIYSTNKEEKFYEAFPAYNIDNEKIVNLLTENLKSEINEEELFKKFGDFLSIRLKRAYNFLKKYLEGNNNIEKLKIETIAKIALYKSIKLQNIMPLIMDEEVEEFFLDNINSPIYLDHREYGRCVTNLYLEKDEIEAFKTRCKLDSGYRLDEENPSLKTEIITKDFHVRVSIDIPPLSFGNTHLCVRKLRKKAFVLPELIYNETITCEAATYLLLCLLSRKNIGIVGESGAGKTTLANALLSLIPSNWRCIYLEDVIESINLQPYNVHQVRLRVSPIEAKGQYWVSKNKTKEIIKLLHRSPTYVFLGEVQTKSHTKALFHAIAAGIKTMFTVHASSIQQLIRRWTIAYGINPISLIDLDILVFISRLNGLGPRKVLEINMINKNIKDFTKIYEDGLIKIFEFKKDDIAQKLLYEDDDLNKEFNQLRRVLDFLSRNKIFDLNIIRKIVEENVFSNKYINKLI
- a CDS encoding helicase HerA-like domain-containing protein, which produces MESGFEKSKEYLNINNINRHVIIFGSTGTGKTTTTSSIALRLWEKGFPILILDWHNEYGKIAEKINGKIFPLGKDNSYSINPFKPLFLEDDIYTHIDMLCDIFSETFNFSAPQSYMFLKALVEEYKARGFLNKEVEKLEAPNLLAILERIQKIAPYSRFDYEIKMALERRLQPLTLGQLGEIFCGENIIKIDDIMQGFTVIELGHIKSYLSKRILLYLILKLIYDYCIHRKKMNKLIHVTIIEEAQNIVPMRKDSEMPSIGERLIFDVRKFGEGIILIAQLPSQISDNITKNVSMRIIHAIKGKNDIAYSLRKNGIYEGEKILQSLREGEAIIDSIGKRSVKIVYIEPHEMLGIK
- a CDS encoding adenylate kinase family protein codes for the protein MRNIILLTGTPGSGKTLIGERLAKNLKGLFIDIPTLVKKKKLFSYYDRKYKSYIVNLRKLRKELNKIYVMEEKKIVISSHFPLYIPKEKLCKVIVLRCNPLILIKRLKKRNYPYRKIRDNIISELIDLIYYEAIKYYGKKMVFQLDVSNKKINDILKEISLILLKSNKQYTIDWIAFLEKMGKLNSILEYIEKGK